In one window of Falco cherrug isolate bFalChe1 chromosome 10, bFalChe1.pri, whole genome shotgun sequence DNA:
- the TTPAL gene encoding alpha-tocopherol transfer protein-like, translated as MSGDSDCTRTSPSVGSPSDNEFLPDRPKYVCSLSPDLITKAREELQEKPEWRLRDVQALRDMVCKDYPSLGTCLDDAFLLRFLRARKFDYDRALQLLVNYHSCRRSWPEVFNNLKPSAIKPVLESGFVTVLPRLDPEGRHIVCIRPDRWTPSNYPITENIRAIYLTLEKLIQSEETQVNGIVILADYKGVSLSKASHFGPFVAKKVIGILQDGFPIRIKAVNIINEPRIFKGIFAIIKPFLKEKIANRFFLHGCDLNSLHQNIPPVILPEEYGGTSGKLDISAWNELLLASEEDFLHDFSQLVLPCDSSPHDMLVSGDADDKQCDDSLRGMKPQLYYCY; from the exons ATGTCAGGAGACAGCGACTGCACCAGGACAAGCCCATCAGTGGGGTCTCCATCGGACAACGAGTTCTTGCCAGATAGGCCAAAGTATGTTTGCTCTCTGTCTCCTGATCTCATTACCAAAGCCCGGGAAGAGCTCCAAGAAAAACCTGAATGGAGGCTCCGTGATGTGCAGGCACTCCGAGATATGGTGTGCAAAGACTATCCCTCCCTGGGGACCTGCCTGGACGATGCTTTTTTGCTAAGATTCCTCAGAGCCAGGAAATTTGATTACGATCGAGCTCTTCAGCTTCTGGTGAACTACCACAGCTGTAGGAGGAGCTGGCCTGAGGTCTTCAATAACTTGAAGCCATCTGCAATAAAGCCTGTCCTAGAGTCTGGTTTTGTCACTGTGCTGCCTCGTCTGGACCCAGAGGGACGCCACATTGTCTGCATCCGACCAG ACAGATGGACACCCAGTAATTATCCGATTACTGAGAACATTCGTGCCATATACTTAACGTTAGAAAAACTCATTCAGTCCGAAGAGACCCAGGTGAATGGAATTGTAATCCTGGCAGACTACAAAGGAGTCAGCTTATCTAAGGCGTCTCATTTTGGTCCTTTTGTAGCCAAAAAAGTGATTGGAATTCTTCAG GATGGATTCCCCATTCGAATAAAAGCTGTTAACATAATAAATGAGCCTCGTATATTCAAAGGCATTTTTGCAATCATCAAgccttttctgaaggaaaagataGCAAACCGG ttttttcttcatGGCTGTGATCTGAATTCTCTTCATCAAAACATTCCCCCAGTGATCCTTCCTGAAGAGTATGGTGGAACTTCAGGGAAGCTGGACATCTCTGCATGGAATGAGCTGCTGCTAGCCTCCGAAGAGGACTTTCTGCATGATTTCTCACAGTTGGTTCTCCCATGCGACAGCTCACCCCATGACATGCTAGTGAGTGGGGATGCTGATGACAAGCAATGTGATGATTCTCTGCGAGGCATGAAACCTCAGCTGTATTACTGTTATTAA
- the SERINC3 gene encoding serine incorporator 3, with the protein MGAALGVCSLASWIPCLCSGASCLLCRCCPNSKNSTVTRLIYAFLLLLSTVLACIMLAPGMEEQLKKIPGFCDEGLHTRIPHLDGFVSCDVFVGYRAVYRISFAMAVFFFLLSLLMIEVKTSNDPRASVHNGFWFFKIAAIVAIMVGAFYIPEGPFTRAWFAIGICGAFCFILIQLVLLVDFAHSWNENWVERMEEGNSKCWYAALLSCTSLFYALSLVFIVLFCVFYTKPDDCTENKFFISINMILCIAVSVVSILPKVQEHQPRSGLLQSSVITLYTMYLTWSAMSNEPERNCNPSLLNIITQIATPTAVPANTTVVPATPAPPKSLQWWDAQSVVGLVIFVLCLLYSSIRSSSNSQVNKLTLSGSDSAILEETVGTGSGAAEDGEVRRVMDNEKDGVQYSYTFFHFMLFLASLYIMMTLTNWYSPDADFKTMTSKWPAVWVKITSSWVCLILYLWTLVAPLVLTNRDFS; encoded by the exons ATGGGGGCGGCGCTGGGGGTCTGCTCGCTGGCCAGCTGG ATTCCCTGCCTGTGCAGCGGTGCCTCGTGTTTACTGTGCCGATGTTGTCCCAACAGCAAGAATTCAACAGTGACGCGTCTCATCtatgccttcctcctcctccttagTACTGTTCTTGCTTGCATTATGCTGGCACCAGGGAtggaagagcagctgaaaaaG ATACCTGGATTTTGTGATGAGGGGCTTCATACTCGCATACCACATCTGGATGGCTTTGTCAGCTGTGATGTCTTTGTTGGATACAGAGCTGTCTATCGAATCAGCTTTGCCATGGCAGtgttcttctttctcctctctctgctcATGATAGAAGTGAAAACAAGTAATGATCCAAGAGCTTCGGTACACAATGG GTTCTGGTTCTTCAAAATAGCTGCCATTGTGGCTATCATGGTTGGAGCATTTTACATTCCTGAAGGGCCTTTCACAAGAG CTTGGTTTGCTATTGGTATTTGCGGAGCCTTCTGCTTCATTCTTATCCAGTTGGTGCTTCTTGTGGACTTTGCTCACTCCTGGAATGAGAACTGGGTTGAGAGAATGGAGGAGGGAAATTCTAAATGTTGGTATGCAG ctctgctgtcctgtaCAAGTTTGTTCTATGCCTTGTCGCTGGTTTTTATtgttctcttctgtgttttctacACCAAGCCTGATGACTGCACTGAGAACAAGTTCTTCATAAGCATTAACATGATCCTGTGCATTGCTGTCTCCGTTGTTTCTATCCTTCCAAAAGTTCAG GAACATCAGCCTCGCTCTGGCCTCCTCCAGTCCTCAGTTATCACACTCTACACCATGTATCTCACTTGGTCAGCCATGTCCAATGAGCCTG AACGAAACTGTAACCCAAGTTTGCTGAACATCATTACCCAGATAGCTACACCCACAGCTGTTCCAGCAAATACCACTGTCGTACCTGCTACTCCAGCTCCGCCCAAGTCCCTGCAGTGGTGGGATGCCCAGAGTGTTGTTGGATTGGTTATCTTTGTCCTTTGCCTTTTGTATTCCAG CATTCGCTCTTCAAGTAACAGCCAGGTGAACAAGCTGACACTGTCTGGGAGTGACAGTGCCATTCTGGAGGAGACTGTGGGAACAGGCAGCGGGGCTGCAGAGGATGGAGAAGTGCGCCGTGTCATGGATAATGAGAAGGATGGTGTTCAGTACAGCTACACCTTCTTTCACTTCATGCTCTTTCTTGCATCTCTTTACATCATGATGACACTCACAAACTGGTACAG CCCTgatgcagattttaaaacaatgacAAGTAAGTGGCCAGCCGTGTGGGTGAAGATAACCTCCAGCTGGGTTTGTCTCATCCTCTATCTTTGGACCCTTGTGGCTCCTCTTGTCCTCACTAATAGGGACTTCAGTTAA